In the Sandaracinus amylolyticus genome, GTGACGCGCGGCGACGTGTACGAGCTGCTCGGCGGAGGCACGACGTTCGGCACCCAGCTCGTCGACGACTTCGGCTTCGGCGAGACCGAGGCGCCGGTCGATCTCCCCGCGGGCACGTACACCATCGGCTTCGACGCGGAGGCCGACGGAGACGTGCAGGCGATCTTCGATCTGCCGCTGCTCACGCCCGGCACGTATGCGCGCGCGTACGTCTTCCAGGAGGCGAGCGGGAGCGTCGGAGTCCTCGTGCAGCTGCGCAGCAGCGTGGTGGTCGTGCCGGCGCGCTGACGGTCTTCTATCGAGACTTCAGCAGCTTCCCGACGAGGGGCGTCAGGAGCTCCGTCAGCCAGGTCATGACGGCGCGTACGCGACGGGGCACCGAGCGTCCATGCGTGTGCAGCAACGCGATGGGCAGCGGGCGCGCCGTGAGCTCCGGCATGATCTCGACGAGCAGGTCGGCGGTCCGGTCCTGACCTGGACGCGGCACCTGCACGATGCCCAGCCCGGCGACGCACGCTGCGACGTAGGCCTCGGTGCTGTCCACGGTGAGCACGCTCCGCATGGGAAGCTCCTTGTACGTCTCGCCGTCGAAGTACTCGAAGACCGGCGCCGCGTCGGACGCGTAGTGCACGACGAGGTGATCGCGCAGGTCGTCCACGCAGCGCGGTGTCCCGTGCCGGCGCAGGTACGACGGGCTCGCGAGATTCATCATCTGCGCCTCGCCGATACGACGACCGACGAGCCCCGGCTCGTCCGCGTTGCCGACGCGCAGCACGATGTCCAAGCCCTCGCGCAGCGCGGTGGCGGCGCGCCCGGTCGCCCTGATCTCCAGCTCGAGCTGGGGGTGGCGCTCGAGGAGCTCCGGGATCCGCGGGATCACGAGCTCGCGAGCGATCAAGTTGGGCAGCTCGACGCGGAC is a window encoding:
- a CDS encoding LysR family transcriptional regulator; the protein is MPRCSEPRALDKEAEARHTVSRDQTMSVDIESVRVFVRVAELRSFTQAARQLGMPKARASAHVQKLEAALGTQLLQRSTRIVRPTPEGEQLLKRARGFLVEADEIAALFQAERGLRGRVRVELPNLIARELVIPRIPELLERHPQLELEIRATGRAATALREGLDIVLRVGNADEPGLVGRRIGEAQMMNLASPSYLRRHGTPRCVDDLRDHLVVHYASDAAPVFEYFDGETYKELPMRSVLTVDSTEAYVAACVAGLGIVQVPRPGQDRTADLLVEIMPELTARPLPIALLHTHGRSVPRRVRAVMTWLTELLTPLVGKLLKSR